The proteins below are encoded in one region of Rubripirellula reticaptiva:
- a CDS encoding sigma-70 family RNA polymerase sigma factor — MQLMDQHLSSLITRGIQDGFLTYDEVNAYLPDEDVNPEKLDSLLLAIEHHGIDLVEGKSKKERPAVVVTRAATAAAMEKKLAAARAAAFDAAESIGEDGLEAVASAEEAAEEDEEDEPLAVVAPSDMPKASDDPIRMYLSQMAEIPLLSREEEIGLAKKIEINRRRFRRTLLESDYAMRATVGVLSRVHAGELPFDRTIKVSLTERLTKEQISARMPHNLRSLNHLIAQNKQDFELMVRRSTSPRLKAEVRRRFIANRRKCLQLVEELSLRSRRVTPLLKQLEDISRRMNFIRQQLADLGNDATSRDEAADLKQELRELMLVTQESPVSLHNRMVRARKYFNEYEATKRELSSGNLRLVVSIAKKYRNRGLSFLDLIQEGNTGLMRAVDKYEYRRGFKFSTYATWWIRQAITRAIADQARTIRIPVHMIDVLSKLRQAQKRLTQDLRREPTYEEIALETEVPIEEVRRVMDIGRHPVSLDRPVGEGEDSSFGEFIQDSDSHNPVKNAASSILRGKIDELLKTLTFREREIIRLRYGLVDGYSYTLEECGRIFKVTRERVRQIEAKAVAKLQSPSRSDRLSSFLKTAA; from the coding sequence ATGCAATTGATGGACCAACACCTTTCGTCGTTGATCACCCGCGGAATCCAGGATGGATTTCTGACTTACGACGAAGTGAACGCTTATCTTCCTGACGAAGACGTCAACCCAGAAAAGCTCGATAGCCTGCTGTTGGCGATCGAACACCACGGAATCGACCTGGTCGAGGGTAAATCCAAGAAGGAACGCCCCGCCGTTGTTGTCACCCGTGCGGCCACCGCCGCAGCGATGGAAAAGAAGCTCGCTGCTGCGAGAGCGGCCGCCTTTGATGCCGCTGAAAGCATCGGCGAAGATGGATTGGAAGCCGTCGCATCCGCCGAAGAAGCTGCGGAAGAGGATGAAGAAGACGAGCCATTGGCTGTCGTTGCCCCCAGCGATATGCCTAAGGCAAGCGACGATCCGATTCGGATGTACTTGAGCCAAATGGCCGAGATCCCCTTGCTGAGCCGCGAAGAAGAAATTGGGTTGGCAAAGAAGATCGAAATCAATCGTCGTCGTTTCCGCCGCACGTTATTGGAATCCGACTACGCGATGCGAGCGACCGTTGGTGTGCTTTCACGCGTTCACGCCGGCGAATTGCCGTTCGACCGAACGATCAAAGTATCGCTGACTGAACGATTGACGAAGGAACAAATTAGTGCTCGGATGCCGCACAACTTGCGAAGTCTGAATCACTTGATCGCTCAAAACAAGCAAGATTTTGAACTAATGGTTCGCCGCAGTACTTCGCCGCGATTGAAGGCAGAAGTTCGACGGCGGTTTATCGCCAATCGTCGCAAGTGCTTGCAGTTGGTTGAAGAATTGAGCCTGCGAAGCCGCCGCGTAACGCCGTTGCTGAAGCAATTGGAAGACATTTCGCGACGCATGAACTTCATCCGTCAACAATTGGCCGACCTTGGTAACGATGCGACCAGTCGTGATGAAGCGGCTGACCTCAAGCAAGAACTTCGCGAGCTGATGTTGGTGACTCAAGAGAGCCCGGTCAGTTTGCACAATCGTATGGTGCGTGCTCGCAAGTATTTTAATGAATACGAAGCCACCAAACGTGAACTCAGCAGTGGCAACCTTCGTTTGGTGGTCTCGATCGCCAAGAAGTATCGCAATCGTGGTCTGTCATTTTTGGACTTGATCCAAGAGGGCAACACTGGCTTGATGCGTGCGGTTGACAAGTACGAGTATCGCCGCGGATTCAAGTTTAGCACTTACGCAACTTGGTGGATTCGTCAAGCAATCACGCGTGCAATCGCTGATCAAGCACGTACGATTCGAATTCCTGTTCACATGATCGATGTACTCAGCAAATTGCGTCAGGCACAAAAGCGTCTGACCCAAGACCTTCGTCGCGAACCTACGTACGAAGAGATTGCGTTGGAAACGGAAGTCCCGATCGAAGAGGTGCGCCGCGTGATGGACATTGGACGTCACCCTGTCAGCTTGGATCGTCCCGTCGGCGAAGGCGAAGACAGCAGCTTCGGTGAGTTCATTCAAGACAGCGACAGCCACAACCCAGTCAAGAACGCGGCTAGCAGCATTCTGCGTGGGAAGATCGACGAGTTGCTGAAGACGTTGACGTTCCGCGAACGCGAAATCATTCGGCTGCGTTACGGCTTGGTCGATGGTTACAGCTACACGCTTGAAGAGTGTGGCCGGATCTTTAAGGTGACTCGCGAACGTGTTCGCCAGATCGAAGCGAAAGCAGTCGCGAAACTGCAAAGCCCGTCACGTTCGGATCGATTGAGTTCGTTCCTGAAAACGGCCGCTTAG